The genomic interval CACATAGGAGTAGGGGGCAATTAAAGAGGCTAGAGGTCACAACACCTGAAAGAAGAGAAGCATCAGGCAGGTTGGttgaagaacaagaagaaacatCTCAAGAATCACCACTGCAGGAGACCCAGACAAAGAGGCTGGAGGAAGAGCATTCATTAAGAGGTTTGTATGAGTTAGTTAAGGGAAGGCAAGAGAGGCATGGGGCCTTGTTGGAAGAATCATTGAAGAAGGTGCAGGAGAGGCAGGAGGCTAtttttgaggagttgaagatGAGGCAGAGGGTCATTTATTCAGGAGTGATGACCATGTATGATCATTACAAAGTATTGGACCAGAAGGTGGGTCAGCTACTGGACACATCAGTTGAAGAACCACCACAAAAGACTACAGAGACTAAGTTGGCCGAGGTTGAGACTTGCATGCagaagaccattgacatgtggcgaGATGCAGAGGGTGTACCTTCCATATTAGGGACATGATCCCAGCCCGAGCATGTTGCCCCTCCATATTCTGACATTCCATCCTCTTCCATTGTTCCTCATGCTGCCGGTCCCTTGTCAAAGACCCCTTCTGGTGACTCCACTAAGGAGAACACCATTTCTAATGATGCCATTGATGGTATAGAGTAGTCATAgagttgtattttcatgattaatTTTGTTGGCAAACCTATGaactacaaaaattttaaatgcacTTTCCCTTTTGAATTAACTGAATTGCCTGCTCTATGCATTAGATTTGGATACTGGATATATATTAAACTGAATTCAAAGCCTGCACATTCTTGTTTGATTTCTTGTTTGAAAATAGAACTGTATGAGTTAAGAATAAAGATTTTTGCATGCATTGGATGTTCCATGTGTCGTAGCATGAAATCAAAAGATGTTATGATTAGTTAATTAGTGCATTACATGAATTCTCAACAAAGGTGGAGACCATTGACCATTGTGAGCATTTTAGCCTATTTTCGTTCATTCTGAGTGAACAAAAATTTACTCTGATCATATTTTTACTTGCTCTGAATtttctttcaatagcttcaaaacactCAATTGCTTTGAATGCTAAACATGATAGTACAAGAATTCTAGTTGAGTTTCCTATTTTGAATGCTATGCTTGAGAATATTCATTTTCTAAGAGATGAGAGTGAGATTATTTTTGAGCCTCAAACCTATTTTGTTTCCTTAGAACTTGACTTTTGATAAGTGtgatgccccgctcccacttatgggtgccactcgtgaacaatgaTCTGAACTGCTTGTAACACTTAGTGTTcctggtgttaagagaatgagaaaggaagtgagaaacttccaaaaatgcccttaagaaggtgatggatccttgagaataatggtgccctatgagaggggcattttggtaatttggatagtgaagtccaataaagggtattttggtaaattaaaaataactcctaggtggaattaagtatggaagtgaattaatttcccatgTTTGTAAAAATTAGGAGATAAATGGGAGTagtaattcacaaagggtattttcgATAGTTTTGGagtaaattccataaaggaattaaattgtggaaaatgggaaaatagtggATATTCAactatttgagaaaataattatttttccctaaattggtgaattaatgtggtaatgccacatggatggttgagatggaagcttggaagccaagtatggtgtcttagagtgacacatggcattttgtggtccaagataaatggagagatttaaattaatacaaaagaaatgctaattagtctttcaagcatttaatgagaggcatgatggtgttggattaaaagaaaattcaaaaagaaaataaattagtcatgcattaatggcagaaaaaaatctcattaatttaaatgggaaagaaatggaaaattcaagagatccaatgggtgagatttattcttgaaaagagaatgaatccaatgatggggatttaaagagaagaaatggcatggattgccaaatattaaagaaatgaatggttgagattaaatcttttaaaagcacatggattgcACTTTctttggatggttgagattaaagcttttaaaagcacttggattgtgcttcatttggatggctaagattgtcttgtaaagtgagataaaatccaatggtggatattaagcGAGacctaatgccatggattgtgttagtttggagggtgaggatttattctcatcaaataaatccaatggctaggatttattcttgaaagatGGAGATCtagtatataatggcaagtaaggaagacttgtcttcctttggccatttgaagaaagaaaggaaaaagaaaggaaagattggagagggaaagaagaagaaaatgaagaatgaaAGGTAAGATTTGTTTTGTGGCTTAGCCATGAAGGCtagatttttctctctctttcttctcttgaaataTGGATTTATTTTTGTGTGCAAGGATCTCTTGGGTAGAAGGGATTGAATGAAGCTAAGAAGGGTTTAAAAGCTTCAAATaatggaaaaggtaagggatagccccatgggaagGTGACTTTgcaaggttgtaagtatggttcacgAGCAAATATGTGTGCATtagcatgttgtttgtgttcaaggacctatggccatgaggttgtgtggggtagggtaggttTAAGCCTCAAACCAAAGTGGTTGTGAGTATGTGAAAGCCCTAactttattgcattgcatgcattggcatcacatttttgttagatataagcccttaagaccagttctagtgacacaatagggcttgatcttgtaattctttaaaccttatttaatggcaagttttatgtttaatttaatttgcaatatgatttgaattgaacatataaatatcctttagtataataaggtgtggataccattcttaattgttaagaataatcgagacggataatccacaatacgttatactataaatatgttcctggccatagagttcctaacttggataattagtaactcgcaaaggctggcacatcgtcttcctccttgttcggtataagataccgaaagacaagattggtgggtctcgtaccactctgtataagatacagaaggaagacttgtgggtgctcgttataggaacgagttcactgaatgggactattaatattgaatcacatgggttttatctcacaggtcaatgatttaatattaactacggatttgcattagtccttagacctgagatgacatggatatctgtgtgttagtggattaggatatcagcaatattatatggttgtcctaatcagggatagccgtacgtatctatgtgcctagttcagtgacacacgaggtatgtgtgcatcagacatggaatctatcatctcgagatatacgaggaagatatcctatgcgatccagtggtcacttgacgataaatccttggccgaggtaatatgacgacggaatttggattccgtagaggttgtgtcatattagtcaagtgtgattattggatttggtcatacgacgagatcgagagatttgacctattgaccgtgatctcatatctcgtcaggatatagtatgatagagggactgtattgcagggcACTGTAGTATAAGGTTCACATTctcgcttcacattaaattgggtaatcatgacatattgctagatgtcactcatattttacaagaattaataattgattaattctcgttgccaatttaattgtgaacccagaaagtctcACCTAATAGAagtcgttttaaaagaaaaatgggcaaatttagtaattatggaattactaaattataaatgtaattatttaagaaataagaataattaaataagtaatatgattatttatttaattattaatttggattgggcttttttCTAGCACCTGaagcccggcccaatagcatttagggttttagggtttcttgtctataaatataacattaaacctaAAATCCAATGAATCAATTAGTTGAATCAAAAcggaaatttttgagaaaatttctgagtccctttttctctcaagtctattgaagtcttgacgatttcgggtggaccgactcggcatctcacgcgtgggagatatcaggcgggttatcggcaacgaaaacagatttcgtttcgaggtaacttttcgttttatgtcttcgacataaccgtaagatttgaaaaacgtgataccaataaaatcagattttattttccgctgggtatgatcagatcaatgttttctaatagtggtatcagagccatcgtttttCAAACTTATGGTTTTGATTTATGTGTTTGTCGGACATCAATTTAGtgttttgaatcaaaataattgtGTATATATGATATACGTAAAATACATTCTGCTGgaagaacaaaataaattttcaaataaatatattgtattttcatTGTTTGCTGGGAATGCAAaacaatatatgtatgtatatatgatatatatatatttgtagcaaaaaaaaaaaaaatagaaacagcAAAAGGGAAGAGGCGGATTCGATCCGCTGCCGCTGCTGGGCGGCGTTGATGGCCGCGGCACTGCTGGGCGGTGCCGGCAGGCCGGTCGGCGCTGCTGGGTGGCGTCGCCAGAGGGAGAGGCGCTGCTGGGCGGCGCCCATGGCCGAAGGCCGCGCTGTTGAGCagcgcggccatggccgctgctgCGACCGCCGTCGCGGTCGGCGACGGTGGTCACGGGGGTGAGAGGTGGCTGCTGGGCAGCCACCTGAAAGGGAGCCACCGCCTAAGGTGGTGGCGTGCAGGTGCGTGGCGCGGGCATAGCCCGCGGTCGCCTAGGGCACAACGCGGGCTGGGCCCGCTTCCCCTTTGCTTGCCGCGGGCCTGGCCCGCGAGCGCGGCCTTGGCCGCGTTCATGGGCCGGGCCAAGGGCCCGGCCACGCGACCTGCATGGCCGTGTGCCTTGGGTAGGCGGCCATGCACGTGCGCCCATGGAGTGCGTTACCGTGCGCGTGCGACAACCCctccttttcattttttgtttttaatttattttaaatattttccagcaaatttaatttcaaaaaaaaaaaaatgtttttcaaagCACTTAAGGTATAAATGTTATACACATGTCCgacaatcatataaattttataatatgcttttaattgttaaataacaTGTTGTGAATGCCTTGTCATATTTCGATACTGGTCATGGAGTTAGGACACTACATAGATGATGTATGTGTTGtgtggatgtatggattattttatttgatggcCTGCGTGTCGAGATTTGCCGTTTTTGGATAAcggttgtaaaattaattgtttaattttattttagcttttattctattgtaaaagtagtttatatTAAATGTAGAAGCGATGATTCAATCAATGGAGGCACGACGTGAAATAGAGTCATCAAAgatgaaacaatcaaagaaaCGAAGACCCTATGTAAAcgggttatgcttgtaatagttataagCAGTTTTCCTTTTATGCACCTACGTATGCACCGCACGTTTCCAATGGCTGGAACATGCTTAGAATGCATGTTTGAGTCCATGACTATATCAACTATATTTTGCAATGTTTattttacatagttgatgtatgatGTTTAAAATGTTGCATGTGTAAAGTGAGACCTAAAAATTAGACTGaaaatctcccatatttataaaattaaattgtaaccgattagaccttaagagttaaggcaatttaatcggggctctccatcacggtagaGATTAGGGCATTTTGATTCGTGTGTTGACtggctatggatacataggggttgcacactggttaaaatgtttttaatttctatttatcatttgatgagaCGGGAATACACAAATGTTGAGACCCAAGAACCTATTATGTGAGGGGatcgatattcaactgtgcagacttgtcagcgtgatggtataatttaaccatgttcaattgccaagaaactattatgtgaggtacattggactaggagccaaaataatatttgggccGTACATGAGATGTACTGGACAAGAGTTGTCcactttttgaatttattattccaagaatctattatgtgaggaataataagtttgataagaatccaaatacccactGGAATTCATGCCAACGTGAATTCGTATTTTCCTTCATTGGGAGTAAGGAATCTGATAAACTTAGTGGGAGGcactgtttgatttaaagaccaaagtCAAATAGTTAAggaaaacaagatatctaataatctatttattttctgcagatacatcaaatggcttCATTGCACCCACTTATAAGAAATCTTGACAAGCACCAATTAACTGGACCAAATTTTAATGATTGGCTCTTAAACTTGAAACTGATTTTGAACTTGGAGAAAATTACTTATGTATTGGATGCTCCTGTACCCGTGCCTGCTAATGATGATGGAGGGGAAAGTGTTTCTCAAAACATTACTCAGGAGGAGCAAGATACTCTTATCAAGTGGCGAGATGATGATCTCACTGCTAGGAGTTATATGCTTGTTTCAATGAGTAATGAATTACAGCGTCAACATGCGAATATGCCTGACGCGTACTCTATCATCACATgcctacaagagttgtatggtgaacaAAGTCGGAGTgcaagatatgagatatctaaggcACTATCTAGGGCAAAGATGTCTCTGGGAGGATCAGTGGGAGAACACattctcaaaatgatctccttGTTAGAGAAGTTGAAGGGTTTGGGGGATGAGTTGAATCCTCACTTCcaaattgatttgatccttcAGTCTTTTCCAGATTCATATGGAAATTTCATAtcgaatttctatatgaataaaatagagtGTACTCCGGCTGAGTTAATGAACATGCTTATTACGGCACAAAGCAACATGAAAATGGGTACTGTGATGGCTGTTACCTCTTCCAGTAAGACTAGGAAGgggaaaggcaagaaaaaggCCACACAAGTACCACAGGGGGCCAAGACAATaagtaagaagaagggaaaagctattgccaaaggaaaatgtttccactGTGGCAAGGACGGGAATTGGAAGAGGAACTGCAAAGACTACCTcagttccttgaagaaggaagcgcaaggtatgatgatagttcacgAGTATTTTTTCCATTGCTCATTgttctactttatggattctagattctggagcgacaactcatgtttgtgcttCTGTACAGGATCTGGAGCAAAGTAGAAGGCTCGCAGATGATGAGATCGTGCTGAAGGTGGCAAACggggcaagagttgcagccacgGCTATTGGCACTGTTACTTTATCTTTATTGCATGgacatagtttagttttaaacaattgtttgtgtgtacctggagcttttaagaacattatttctattcctgctttagtgaaagagaattatgaattttcttttaaaaataatgtttgtgagatttattttggaaataaattgattgcttctggtaattttgtcaatggtctttacattttgaatgtaactgttgataatgataaaaatctgCGTGTATTGAATAATAACAAGAGACAAAGGGATAacccaaatcccaaaattctgtGGCATCATCGATTAGGTCATATAGGGGATGATAGAATCACTAGGTTAGAGAAAGATGGGCTTCTTGGCCCATTGGGTTCTGAACCTTATCCAAcatgtgaatcttgtatcctaggcaaaatgaccaaatcaccctttgttggacaaggggttAGAGTTACAGAATTGTTGGGACTCATACATTCTGATGTATGTGGGCCAATTAATGTAATGGCCGGAGGGGGTTATCAATATTTCACAACTTTTACAAatgatatgtctagatatggatatgtttatcttatgagacataaatctgaatcttttgaaatgttcaaagattttaaagctgaagtagaaaatcaaactggtaaaaagataaaagccTTACGATCAGATCGTGGAGGCGAATATCTAAGTcacgagtttgaagattttcttaaagtcttgggtattatttcacaacgcACTCCACCAGGAACACCTCAACTGAACGGGGTTTCAGAAAGGAGGAATCGGACTCTATTAGATATGGTCCGAAGCATATTAAGTTATTCTGACTTAC from Diospyros lotus cultivar Yz01 chromosome 8, ASM1463336v1, whole genome shotgun sequence carries:
- the LOC127808540 gene encoding uncharacterized protein LOC127808540, whose product is MASLHPLIRNLDKHQLTGPNFNDWLLNLKLILNLEKITYVLDAPVPVPANDDGGESVSQNITQEEQDTLIKWRDDDLTARSYMLVSMSNELQRQHANMPDAYSIITCLQELYGEQSRSARYEISKALSRAKMSLGGSVGEHILKMISLLEKLKGLGDELNPHFQIDLILQSFPDSYGNFISNFYMNKIECTPAELMNMLITAQSNMKMGTVMAVTSSSKTRKGKGKKKATQVPQGAKTISKKKGKAIAKGKCFHCGKDGNWKRNCKDYLSSLKKEAQGSGAK